One genomic region from Clostridium saccharobutylicum DSM 13864 encodes:
- a CDS encoding bifunctional lysylphosphatidylglycerol flippase/synthetase MprF, translated as MEYLYNKRVELKGFDNDNSYLEYLIKMYGKDSLNYLSFEKDRKIFISDKIEGFIAYVVVKKVALCIGDPICLSNKKREFILEFMKHCKNMKIKPCFSSITKETRDILENLNFIVSKYGEEAVIELNSYEMIGKKTLKLRQKVKRAENAGLKLIEYTPRNSRDMVLESKIDEVSAQWFKSKKGQLSFSVGEMHLKNPIDRRYFISLDECGDIQAILMFSPYNEGKGYFLDVMRRRLDSVPGAMEHAIITSAMKMKEEGVEAVSLGIAPLVGIDSKHEKATSLEKCMDYIYNNVKCDYEFKKLYDYKKKFSPTNWAVRYIAYDKSISLIKIGYVIIKAKNANNILKSVLEGLWEKISTIEYNFKRENLIWTIYLNLLIL; from the coding sequence ATGGAATATTTATACAATAAGAGAGTTGAATTAAAAGGTTTTGATAATGATAACAGTTATCTAGAATATTTAATTAAGATGTACGGAAAAGATTCATTAAACTATCTATCATTTGAAAAGGATAGAAAAATTTTCATATCTGATAAAATAGAAGGCTTTATTGCATATGTAGTAGTAAAAAAGGTAGCTCTTTGTATAGGCGACCCTATATGTCTTAGTAATAAAAAAAGAGAATTTATTCTTGAATTTATGAAACATTGCAAAAACATGAAAATTAAACCTTGTTTTTCTTCAATAACAAAAGAAACAAGAGACATTCTTGAAAACTTAAATTTTATTGTTTCTAAATATGGTGAAGAAGCAGTAATAGAATTAAATTCTTATGAAATGATAGGTAAAAAAACCTTAAAATTACGTCAAAAAGTTAAACGAGCAGAAAATGCAGGATTAAAGTTAATAGAATATACACCTAGAAATAGTAGAGATATGGTTTTAGAAAGTAAAATTGATGAAGTATCAGCTCAGTGGTTTAAGTCTAAAAAAGGACAATTGTCCTTCTCTGTTGGAGAAATGCACCTTAAGAACCCAATAGATAGAAGATACTTTATTTCTTTAGATGAATGTGGTGATATTCAAGCTATTCTTATGTTTTCACCTTATAATGAGGGGAAAGGCTATTTTTTGGATGTAATGAGAAGAAGGCTTGACTCTGTTCCTGGTGCTATGGAACATGCAATTATTACATCTGCTATGAAAATGAAAGAAGAAGGAGTAGAAGCTGTAAGCCTTGGAATTGCTCCTCTTGTTGGAATAGATTCAAAACATGAAAAAGCTACTTCGCTTGAAAAATGTATGGATTACATATATAACAATGTAAAATGTGATTATGAATTTAAAAAATTATATGATTATAAGAAAAAATTTTCTCCTACTAACTGGGCTGTAAGATATATAGCTTATGACAAAAGCATCTCCCTAATAAAAATAGGTTATGTTATTATAAAGGCCAAAAATGCAAACAACATACTAAAGAGTGTATTAGAAGGACTATGGGAAAAAATTAGTACCATTGAGTATAATTTTAAGAGAGAAAATTTAATATGGACTATTTATTTGAATTTATTAATATTATAA
- a CDS encoding DedA family protein, producing the protein MLSKKYIIKSQGFYNKNGNKAVILSRLIPLVRTFVPLVAGMARMEYSKFIVLDIIGSVPWILVYVGGGYFFGNIPIVKDNFSLVLIGVVLLSILPVLIPHMKKKTK; encoded by the coding sequence ATTTTAAGTAAAAAGTATATAATAAAATCTCAAGGATTTTACAATAAAAATGGAAATAAAGCAGTTATACTTTCTAGACTTATACCTTTAGTTCGGACATTTGTTCCGTTGGTTGCAGGAATGGCAAGAATGGAATACTCTAAATTTATAGTACTAGATATAATTGGATCTGTACCATGGATACTAGTATATGTTGGTGGTGGATATTTTTTTGGTAATATTCCAATAGTTAAAGATAATTTTAGTTTAGTGTTAATAGGTGTAGTTTTACTTTCTATTTTACCAGTTTTAATACCACATATGAAAAAAAAGACTAAATAG
- a CDS encoding glycoside hydrolase family 25 protein, whose product MQDKNPKSLFGIDINEYSQNVQFNVLATTIDFLYLRSSGSATGRFRVDRRFLEYARTSRSFGIPVGAYHFGLPSYDLTDADRQCDDFISILQQGFGNKDYGDLFPVLDIEAPTDRSISTNTLINWIDRFRKRFESKTRRRLMLYTGVNFIELYNNFFIPGRGYPLKNMPLWIAMYTKIPVNPDFPPNAGGWTRWRVWQYAEDQVVQGVGNPLDANWGPDNIDLLTQPDVVKGLQARFEGRNIKVSWNRNSDIDLLGYNLFANGEWVGTVDEKATTYTIPSSKIKVYKNLPVVVSIEAFDYDGETSKIRSKVNV is encoded by the coding sequence ATGCAAGACAAGAATCCCAAAAGTCTTTTTGGAATAGACATAAATGAGTATAGTCAAAATGTCCAATTTAATGTATTAGCAACAACAATAGATTTTTTATATTTAAGATCTTCAGGATCTGCAACCGGTAGGTTTAGAGTTGATAGAAGGTTTTTGGAGTATGCAAGGACTAGTAGAAGTTTTGGAATACCAGTAGGTGCATATCATTTTGGATTACCATCATATGATTTGACAGATGCGGATAGACAATGTGATGACTTTATAAGCATACTTCAACAGGGGTTTGGTAATAAAGACTATGGTGATTTATTTCCAGTGCTAGATATTGAAGCACCTACAGATCGATCTATTTCTACAAATACATTAATCAATTGGATTGATAGATTTAGAAAAAGATTTGAATCAAAAACTAGACGTAGGCTCATGCTTTATACAGGAGTAAATTTCATAGAACTGTATAATAATTTCTTTATACCTGGACGTGGATATCCTTTGAAAAATATGCCATTATGGATTGCAATGTATACAAAAATACCTGTTAATCCAGATTTTCCACCTAATGCAGGAGGATGGACTAGGTGGAGAGTATGGCAGTATGCAGAAGATCAAGTTGTACAAGGCGTTGGAAATCCTCTTGATGCTAACTGGGGACCAGATAATATTGATTTATTAACTCAACCAGATGTTGTTAAGGGGTTACAAGCAAGATTTGAAGGTAGAAACATAAAAGTTTCATGGAATAGAAATAGTGATATAGATTTATTAGGTTATAATCTATTTGCGAATGGGGAATGGGTTGGTACAGTGGATGAAAAAGCCACAACATATACAATACCTTCTAGCAAAATAAAAGTTTATAAAAACTTACCTGTAGTAGTTTCAATTGAGGCTTTTGATTATGATGGAGAAACATCAAAAATACGTTCAAAAGTAAATGTGTAA
- a CDS encoding TerC/Alx family metal homeostasis membrane protein, which yields MSTRKHLFKFLLITFIATIFNLAIWYYMGSERALEFLGGYIIELSLSVDNLFLFLLIFSSFGITAKHQKRVLTYGIFGAIILRFIFVILGIAIINAFKWILYIFGILLIISGVKMMINKEDDVSFENSKLIRLLKKMIPVTKELHDEKFFIRINNVLHATPLFALLFLIEGSDLLFAIDSIPAIFAITTNAFIVYTSNIFAILGLRNLYFLLEKLHNTFEYVKYGVGVILIFTGIKLGISFKYHISIGLSISIIILILVISVITSIIISRKIKK from the coding sequence ATGTCTACTAGAAAACATTTATTCAAGTTTTTATTAATTACATTTATAGCTACTATATTTAATTTGGCTATATGGTATTACATGGGTTCTGAAAGAGCTTTAGAATTTCTCGGAGGATATATTATTGAACTAAGTCTTAGTGTCGATAATCTTTTTCTCTTTTTATTAATTTTCTCTAGCTTTGGAATTACTGCTAAACATCAAAAAAGAGTTTTAACTTATGGAATTTTTGGTGCTATTATTCTAAGATTTATATTTGTTATATTAGGAATTGCAATTATAAATGCATTTAAATGGATTCTATATATATTTGGTATACTTCTTATTATAAGCGGTGTGAAAATGATGATTAACAAAGAAGATGATGTATCATTTGAAAACAGTAAATTAATTAGACTTCTAAAAAAAATGATACCTGTAACTAAAGAACTTCATGACGAAAAGTTTTTTATAAGAATAAACAATGTTCTTCATGCAACACCATTATTTGCCTTATTATTTTTAATTGAAGGGTCAGATTTACTTTTTGCAATAGATTCAATACCTGCTATATTTGCGATAACAACTAATGCTTTCATTGTATACACATCAAATATTTTTGCAATATTAGGCCTTAGAAATTTATATTTTCTTTTAGAAAAACTCCACAATACTTTTGAATATGTTAAATATGGAGTAGGTGTAATACTTATTTTTACTGGTATCAAGCTTGGAATTTCTTTTAAATATCATATATCCATAGGACTTTCCATTTCTATTATTATACTAATCCTTGTAATAAGTGTAATAACCTCTATAATAATTAGTAGAAAAATCAAAAAGTAA
- a CDS encoding zinc metalloprotease HtpX, translating to MRGLGNQIKTLLLMSVLTILVVLIGRGIGGQSGMMMALILALVMNGGSYWFSDKIALSMAGAQPLSKHDNIEIYAMVEKLTANAGMPMPRLYMTPSTQPNAFATGRDPEHSAVAVTQGLLNILNCEELEGVIAHELAHIKNRDVLISTIAAVMAGVITMMADWAQWALMFGFGNNDEEEGPGFLTSLPLIILGPIAAMLVQMAVSRSREYLADSTGARIAGHSRGLANALLKLDQASRVIPMDVNPAASHLFIVNPLNAKKLMNLFSTHPSIEDRVRRLQASNL from the coding sequence ATGCGTGGTCTAGGAAATCAAATTAAAACTTTGCTTTTGATGAGTGTCTTGACGATATTAGTAGTATTAATAGGCAGAGGTATTGGAGGTCAATCAGGAATGATGATGGCTTTAATATTAGCATTGGTTATGAATGGAGGGAGTTATTGGTTTAGTGATAAAATTGCTCTTTCTATGGCAGGAGCACAGCCATTATCAAAACACGATAATATTGAAATTTATGCTATGGTGGAAAAACTGACAGCCAATGCTGGAATGCCAATGCCGAGACTTTATATGACGCCTTCTACGCAGCCTAATGCTTTTGCAACAGGACGTGATCCTGAGCATTCAGCAGTTGCTGTTACACAGGGCTTACTGAATATACTGAATTGTGAAGAACTAGAAGGTGTTATTGCTCATGAACTGGCACATATTAAGAATAGAGATGTACTTATAAGCACTATTGCAGCTGTAATGGCTGGAGTAATTACAATGATGGCTGATTGGGCACAATGGGCATTAATGTTTGGCTTTGGTAACAACGATGAAGAAGAAGGTCCAGGCTTCTTAACTTCTTTGCCATTAATCATTTTAGGACCTATTGCAGCCATGTTGGTACAGATGGCAGTATCACGATCTAGAGAATATCTTGCAGATAGTACAGGAGCAAGAATTGCAGGACATAGCAGAGGTCTGGCAAATGCTTTACTGAAGTTAGATCAGGCTTCAAGAGTGATTCCAATGGACGTAAATCCTGCAGCAAGTCATCTTTTTATAGTGAATCCTTTAAATGCTAAGAAATTAATGAACTTATTTAGTACTCATCCATCTATAGAGGATAGAGTTCGTAGACTTCAGGCTTCAAATTTGTAG